In Rhodococcus sp. OK302, one genomic interval encodes:
- a CDS encoding pentapeptide repeat-containing protein produces MLPEETDIVGEDYSDARLSGQTWSQRTFTNCNFRDADLTGIKTESVVFTDCDFTGTDLGESVHVGTAFRSCNFARTSLWHSTFRNCSLMGSTFEGCRIRPLTLEEVDFSLTALGGADLRKIDFTSCRFREANLVRTDMRGAILASADLTGARTGGLKLEGADLRGARIDASLWTSATVGNAKIELMQAVSYASAHGLVVDI; encoded by the coding sequence ATGCTCCCCGAAGAAACCGACATCGTCGGCGAAGACTATTCCGATGCGCGTTTGTCCGGCCAGACCTGGAGTCAGCGCACATTCACCAATTGCAATTTCCGCGATGCAGACCTGACGGGCATCAAGACGGAGTCCGTGGTCTTCACCGATTGTGATTTCACCGGAACCGATTTGGGGGAGTCCGTTCACGTCGGAACGGCGTTCCGGTCATGCAACTTTGCTCGGACAAGCCTGTGGCACAGCACTTTCCGCAACTGCAGTTTGATGGGTTCAACCTTCGAGGGGTGCCGGATCCGGCCACTGACCCTCGAAGAGGTCGACTTCTCGCTCACCGCTCTGGGCGGCGCCGACCTGCGCAAGATCGACTTCACGTCCTGCCGGTTCCGCGAAGCGAACCTCGTCCGCACGGATATGCGAGGCGCAATTCTTGCGTCCGCAGATCTCACCGGTGCTCGGACCGGCGGTCTCAAGCTTGAGGGTGCAGACCTGCGGGGCGCACGTATCGACGCGAGTCTGTGGACTTCCGCCACAGTCGGAAACGCCAAGATCGAACTGATGCAGGCGGTGTCGTACGCGTCGGCGCACGGACTGGTTGTGGACATCTAG
- a CDS encoding excalibur calcium-binding domain-containing protein — translation MNPPAGWNPDPFEPSIDRYWDGQRWTGETRPNGVGASTRVPGAPGAPVPDPEAPAGKRKWPWIAGAAGVAMAGFVAIGVAGGSGESEGSTKPVVTSSTTVAATTTKTTTATTTKVTTTTTVPPTTTTVPPTTTTVAPMPLVPQVQATTTTPYVPPAPAYVPPPTTEPAYVPPPAKAPNASVYYANCTEVKAAGAAPIYRGEPGYAPKLDRDNDGIACDK, via the coding sequence ATGAATCCCCCCGCCGGTTGGAACCCCGATCCCTTCGAGCCCAGCATTGACCGGTACTGGGACGGTCAGCGGTGGACAGGGGAGACTCGACCCAATGGCGTCGGCGCGTCGACGAGGGTTCCCGGCGCACCGGGTGCACCGGTTCCGGATCCGGAGGCGCCGGCCGGAAAGCGCAAGTGGCCATGGATTGCCGGTGCTGCGGGCGTGGCAATGGCAGGGTTCGTGGCGATCGGAGTTGCCGGCGGATCAGGGGAGTCCGAAGGGTCGACGAAGCCCGTAGTGACCTCTTCTACGACAGTGGCCGCGACTACGACGAAAACTACGACTGCAACAACGACGAAGGTCACGACTACGACGACGGTTCCGCCGACCACCACCACAGTCCCGCCGACAACAACGACCGTCGCACCGATGCCGTTGGTCCCACAGGTGCAAGCGACTACGACGACGCCTTACGTTCCGCCGGCACCGGCCTATGTGCCACCGCCGACGACCGAACCCGCGTATGTTCCGCCGCCTGCCAAAGCGCCGAATGCCAGCGTGTACTACGCGAACTGCACGGAAGTGAAGGCGGCTGGTGCGGCACCGATCTACCGGGGTGAACCCGGATACGCGCCGAAGCTTGATCGCGACAACGACGGAATAGCTTGCGACAAGTAG
- a CDS encoding tRNA (cytidine(34)-2'-O)-methyltransferase encodes MFRVMFHEPRIPPNTGNAIRMVAGTGCELHLVGPLGFDLSEPKLKRAGLDYHDLASVTVHENLAAAWDAVLPARVFAFTAYATTSYADIAYQPGDVLLFGPEPTGLSEEVLADAHITECLRIPMLPGRRSLNLSNAAALVTYEAWRQHGFKGAV; translated from the coding sequence GTGTTCAGAGTGATGTTCCACGAGCCCCGAATCCCACCCAATACCGGAAACGCGATCCGCATGGTCGCGGGAACCGGTTGTGAACTGCACCTGGTGGGCCCGCTTGGGTTCGACCTGTCCGAACCGAAGCTCAAACGAGCAGGCTTGGATTACCACGATCTCGCATCGGTCACCGTTCACGAGAATCTTGCGGCCGCGTGGGATGCAGTCCTCCCGGCGCGGGTGTTCGCGTTCACCGCGTACGCAACTACGTCGTATGCCGACATTGCCTATCAACCCGGCGATGTCTTGCTGTTCGGTCCCGAGCCGACGGGTTTGTCCGAGGAAGTGTTGGCGGACGCTCACATCACCGAATGCCTGCGGATTCCGATGCTCCCCGGCCGACGGTCACTCAACCTGTCCAACGCAGCAGCACTCGTGACGTATGAGGCCTGGCGTCAGCACGGCTTCAAGGGTGCGGTCTAA
- a CDS encoding DUF7507 domain-containing protein, protein MTAFTAGVFAPAASAAPAQPTFSCDNFGYLFQTVKKDSTVHQVNLTSGAATLVGNTPHSVNGVGYNVLDEYMYGTNGGILYRIGSDLSMTALPPIPELAGQGFAVGDIDTVGRMWIVGNSGSSDKWASIDLVPGSPTYGTVINTGPNAQLSDITDWAAIGNALYGVKSDGTGVLRFDMTTHAIDTLPISGLTERGRYGAAYADSKGRLWASHNDSGAIWRINIKNQTAVKMSDGPTSSGNDGARCSTAEIPSLIVEKQINGGRVDATDQFTVAIRSAQGQPLTEATTAGSGNNVSTTDWPVMNGYSYQITDTIAPGSASPMSKYRAEIACTNLRTGSAAATTGTGPWTLAVSTNDSFSCVVTNTNGTSKPTVSITKSSDTTAITAVGQKVPYKFEVKNTGNVAAKDITVIDRQTAPAEDKNLSPISCPATTLDPGKSMTCTAEYTVSQADYNHGKIKDVATMTSKDPGNTPIVTPPSEKEIPVVGGNATVSITKSSDTTAITAVGQKVPYKFEVKNTGNVAAKDITVIDRQTAPAEDKNLSVLSCPATTLDPGKSMTCTAEYTVSQADYNHGKVKDVATLTSKDPGGTPITTPPSEKEIPVVGGKGDVSILKSTDTKEITAVGQKVPYKFEVTNKGTVTAKDIKVTDKQTAPAEDKNLSPISCPATTLDPGKSMTCTAEYTVSQADFDHGKIKDVATMTSKDPSDKPITTPPSEKEIPVVGGKADVSILKSTDTKEIKNVGQKVPYKFEVKNNGTLTAKDIKVTDKQTAPAEDKNLSAISCPATTLDPGKSMTCAAEYTVSQADFDHGKVKDVATVTSNNPGGTPIVTPPSEKEIPVVGAVTSMTVAKSSTAKDITSVGQKVPYKFTVKNTGNVTLNNVNVQDTQVTPADNKNLSKVVCPATSLAPGQSTDCSAEYTVSQADFDHGSVTDIAEATAKAPMNIDVVSNESTLSVGVTGAEGALKIVKSSTATAITGAGQKVPYTFDITNTGNVTMKKIKVTDKQTAPAEDKNLSPIVCPGTELAPGKSMKCTAEYTVSQADFDHGSIKDVATATGEDPKDTPVTTPPGEKEIVSSGANPSLAVVKSSTATEITGPGQKIPYAFQVTNNGNVTMKDIKVEDTQVAPADNKNLSPVTCKETTLAPGISTTCNAEYTVSQADYDHGKLADTAVATGKSPKGEPATSPPAEKEITATGTNPDLAVVKSSKTAAISEVGQVVPYTFSVTNTGNVTMKDLKVTDEQIAPANPANLTEVKCPESSLAPGKSMDCTAEYRVAQADFDHGKLVDAAVASGTSPQGDPVLTPASEKEITTTGGKAELTVVKSSTATELPRVGEKIPYEFLVINTGNLTVNDVKITDEQVAPAEAKNLSAVSCPEPSLAPGKSMTCTAEYTTSFVDKLYGSVTDRAIATGTTVQGDPIESKPSEKIIKRKGLPNILPLPIPIPIPGGDGGLGSLNPGGSLDGGSSNGQPANGGGGDNGGNTDGGNAGGNGNGGNTGGGNDVGGNTSGGNVAQSGNGNGNGYDGNGARIDSGGGAGESGVNTGLLVAGGVVLLAALALGGVLLRRRNASE, encoded by the coding sequence ATGACGGCATTCACCGCTGGAGTGTTCGCGCCGGCTGCCTCTGCGGCGCCGGCCCAGCCGACGTTCTCCTGCGACAACTTCGGGTACCTGTTCCAAACTGTCAAGAAAGACTCGACAGTGCACCAGGTAAACCTGACCAGCGGCGCCGCGACACTGGTGGGAAACACTCCACATTCGGTCAACGGCGTCGGCTACAACGTTCTCGACGAGTACATGTACGGCACGAACGGAGGCATTCTTTACCGCATCGGCTCTGACTTGTCCATGACTGCGCTACCGCCCATCCCCGAACTCGCGGGCCAGGGTTTTGCCGTTGGCGACATCGACACTGTGGGGCGTATGTGGATCGTCGGCAACAGCGGGAGCAGCGACAAATGGGCCTCGATTGATCTGGTACCGGGCTCACCGACCTACGGCACCGTCATCAACACTGGCCCGAACGCTCAGCTATCGGATATCACGGACTGGGCTGCCATCGGCAACGCGCTGTACGGAGTCAAAAGCGACGGCACCGGGGTGCTTCGCTTCGACATGACCACGCACGCCATCGATACCCTCCCGATCTCAGGGCTCACTGAAAGGGGGCGCTACGGCGCAGCGTATGCGGACTCCAAGGGCCGCCTTTGGGCCTCGCACAACGACTCGGGCGCGATCTGGCGAATCAACATCAAGAATCAAACCGCGGTCAAGATGTCCGACGGCCCCACATCGAGCGGGAACGACGGTGCGCGGTGCTCCACAGCCGAGATCCCCTCGCTGATTGTGGAAAAGCAGATCAACGGCGGCCGTGTCGACGCCACGGATCAGTTCACTGTCGCAATCCGAAGCGCCCAGGGGCAGCCTCTGACCGAGGCGACGACGGCCGGCAGCGGAAATAACGTGTCCACCACGGACTGGCCGGTGATGAATGGCTACTCGTACCAGATCACCGACACCATCGCCCCCGGCTCAGCGAGCCCGATGTCGAAATATAGGGCCGAGATCGCCTGCACCAACCTGCGGACAGGCAGTGCGGCGGCGACCACCGGTACCGGACCATGGACGCTGGCAGTCTCCACGAACGACAGTTTCTCGTGCGTGGTGACGAACACGAACGGTACCTCCAAACCCACGGTGTCGATCACGAAGTCCTCCGACACCACGGCGATCACGGCCGTCGGCCAGAAGGTCCCCTATAAGTTCGAGGTCAAGAACACCGGCAACGTTGCCGCCAAGGACATTACGGTCATCGACCGGCAGACCGCTCCCGCCGAGGACAAGAACCTCAGCCCGATCAGCTGCCCCGCGACCACCCTGGACCCGGGCAAGTCCATGACCTGCACCGCCGAATACACAGTCTCCCAAGCCGACTACAACCACGGCAAGATCAAGGACGTCGCCACCATGACGTCCAAGGATCCGGGCAACACCCCGATCGTCACGCCCCCGTCGGAGAAGGAGATCCCCGTCGTCGGCGGCAATGCCACGGTGTCGATCACGAAGTCTTCCGACACCACGGCGATCACGGCCGTCGGCCAGAAGGTCCCCTATAAGTTCGAGGTCAAGAACACCGGCAACGTTGCCGCCAAGGACATCACGGTCATCGACCGGCAGACCGCTCCCGCCGAGGACAAGAACCTCAGCGTGCTCAGCTGCCCCGCGACCACCCTGGACCCGGGCAAGTCCATGACCTGCACCGCGGAATACACAGTCTCCCAAGCCGACTACAACCACGGCAAGGTCAAGGACGTCGCCACCCTGACGTCCAAGGATCCCGGCGGCACCCCGATCACCACGCCCCCGTCGGAGAAGGAAATCCCCGTCGTCGGTGGCAAGGGTGACGTCTCCATCCTCAAGTCCACCGACACCAAGGAGATCACGGCCGTCGGACAGAAGGTCCCCTACAAGTTCGAGGTCACCAACAAGGGCACTGTGACCGCCAAGGACATCAAAGTCACCGACAAGCAGACCGCACCCGCCGAGGACAAAAACCTCAGCCCGATCAGCTGCCCCGCCACCACCCTGGACCCGGGCAAGTCCATGACCTGCACCGCGGAATACACAGTCTCCCAGGCCGACTTCGACCACGGCAAGATCAAGGACGTCGCCACCATGACGTCCAAGGATCCGAGTGACAAGCCGATCACCACGCCCCCGTCGGAGAAAGAAATCCCCGTCGTCGGCGGCAAGGCTGACGTCTCCATCCTCAAGTCCACCGACACCAAGGAAATCAAGAACGTCGGCCAGAAGGTCCCCTACAAGTTCGAGGTCAAGAACAACGGCACCTTGACCGCCAAGGACATCAAGGTCACCGACAAGCAGACCGCACCCGCCGAGGACAAGAACCTCAGCGCGATCAGCTGCCCCGCCACCACCCTGGACCCGGGCAAGTCCATGACCTGCGCCGCCGAATACACGGTCTCCCAGGCCGACTTCGACCACGGCAAGGTCAAGGACGTCGCCACCGTCACCAGTAACAACCCGGGCGGCACACCGATCGTCACGCCCCCGTCGGAGAAGGAAATCCCGGTCGTCGGCGCCGTGACATCGATGACGGTCGCCAAGTCCTCCACCGCCAAGGACATCACGTCCGTCGGCCAGAAGGTGCCTTACAAGTTCACGGTGAAGAACACCGGCAACGTCACGCTCAACAACGTGAACGTGCAGGACACACAGGTCACACCCGCCGACAATAAGAACCTGAGCAAGGTTGTCTGCCCGGCAACCTCCTTGGCTCCGGGCCAGTCCACGGACTGCTCGGCCGAGTACACCGTCTCGCAGGCCGATTTCGATCATGGCTCGGTCACGGACATAGCGGAGGCCACGGCGAAGGCGCCAATGAACATCGACGTCGTGAGCAACGAGTCGACTCTCAGCGTCGGCGTGACCGGTGCCGAAGGCGCGCTCAAGATCGTCAAGTCCTCGACCGCGACGGCGATCACCGGTGCCGGCCAGAAGGTGCCCTACACCTTCGACATCACCAACACCGGCAACGTGACCATGAAGAAAATCAAGGTCACCGACAAGCAGACCGCTCCCGCCGAGGACAAGAACCTCAGCCCGATCGTCTGCCCCGGAACCGAGCTGGCACCGGGCAAGTCGATGAAGTGCACCGCCGAGTACACGGTCTCCCAGGCCGACTTCGATCACGGCTCCATCAAGGACGTGGCGACGGCGACAGGCGAGGATCCGAAGGACACTCCGGTGACCACCCCGCCGGGCGAGAAGGAGATCGTCTCCTCGGGAGCCAATCCCTCACTGGCAGTAGTGAAGTCGTCGACTGCTACCGAGATCACGGGTCCGGGACAGAAGATTCCGTACGCCTTCCAGGTCACCAACAACGGCAACGTGACCATGAAGGACATCAAGGTCGAGGACACCCAGGTCGCACCCGCCGACAACAAAAACCTGAGTCCGGTCACCTGCAAGGAGACCACTCTGGCTCCCGGCATCTCCACCACGTGCAACGCGGAGTACACCGTCTCCCAGGCGGACTACGACCACGGCAAGCTCGCCGACACCGCTGTCGCCACCGGCAAGTCCCCCAAGGGCGAGCCTGCGACGAGCCCACCGGCGGAGAAGGAAATCACCGCGACGGGCACCAACCCTGATCTGGCAGTCGTGAAGTCGTCGAAGACGGCCGCGATCAGCGAGGTCGGCCAGGTTGTTCCCTACACGTTCTCGGTGACCAACACCGGTAACGTGACTATGAAGGATCTCAAGGTCACCGATGAGCAGATCGCTCCCGCCAACCCGGCGAACCTGACCGAGGTCAAGTGCCCAGAGTCCTCGCTGGCCCCCGGCAAGTCGATGGACTGCACGGCGGAGTACCGCGTGGCCCAGGCTGACTTCGACCACGGCAAGCTCGTCGACGCGGCAGTCGCGTCGGGCACCTCGCCCCAGGGCGATCCGGTGCTGACCCCCGCATCGGAGAAGGAGATCACCACCACCGGCGGCAAGGCTGAGCTCACCGTGGTGAAGTCCTCGACCGCGACCGAGCTTCCGCGCGTCGGCGAGAAGATCCCCTACGAGTTCCTGGTGATCAACACCGGAAACCTCACGGTGAATGACGTGAAGATCACCGATGAGCAGGTCGCCCCCGCCGAGGCTAAAAACCTCAGCGCGGTCAGCTGCCCCGAGCCCTCCCTGGCACCGGGCAAGTCCATGACCTGCACCGCCGAGTACACGACATCCTTCGTGGACAAGCTCTACGGCTCCGTCACCGACCGGGCAATCGCCACGGGCACGACCGTCCAGGGCGATCCCATCGAAAGCAAGCCTTCCGAGAAGATCATCAAGCGCAAGGGCTTGCCCAACATCCTGCCTCTGCCCATCCCGATCCCCATCCCGGGTGGCGACGGCGGACTGGGCTCCCTGAACCCGGGCGGATCGCTTGACGGCGGGTCGTCCAACGGCCAGCCGGCCAACGGCGGCGGTGGCGACAACGGCGGTAACACCGATGGCGGCAACGCCGGTGGCAACGGCAACGGCGGCAACACCGGTGGCGGTAACGATGTCGGTGGCAACACCAGTGGCGGCAACGTCGCCCAGTCCGGCAACGGCAACGGCAACGGATACGACGGCAACGGCGCACGGATTGACTCCGGCGGCGGCGCGGGCGAATCCGGCGTGAACACCGGTCTTCTCGTGGCGGGCGGTGTGGTCTTGCTGGCCGCACTGGCCCTCGGCGGAGTGCTCCTCCGTCGCCGAAACGCTAGTGAGTAA
- a CDS encoding LysR family transcriptional regulator produces MLSPRVPELSALDVLRSVARLGSMGAAGREHGLSQQAVSARVRSVERQLGIKVFDRAATGVRPTAEGGLILEWASHILVTAEEMASGVAALRGERDAAVTVAASMTIAEYLVPGWTVAMRHKFPNVVASVSLHNSSDVSAQVQAGKADIGFVEGPDVPSALASCEVARDHLVVVVPPEHEWARGAPVPIAELARTPLIQRESGSGTRMTLENAVPGCAPPMLELTSCTAVKAAVVAGNAPAVLSSLAVAADLTDGRLVAVNVEGLRMPRRLQAVWDPVRGLRGAARDFLDIALGSNAAVHSR; encoded by the coding sequence ATGTTGTCTCCTCGGGTGCCGGAACTCAGTGCGCTGGACGTGCTGCGGTCGGTAGCTCGACTGGGAAGCATGGGGGCAGCCGGTCGCGAGCACGGACTCAGCCAGCAAGCCGTCAGTGCACGGGTTCGGTCCGTCGAGCGGCAACTCGGAATCAAGGTGTTCGATCGAGCCGCCACTGGTGTGCGTCCGACGGCCGAAGGTGGGCTGATCCTCGAATGGGCCAGCCACATACTCGTCACCGCCGAGGAGATGGCCTCCGGTGTCGCCGCGCTCCGCGGGGAACGAGACGCAGCAGTCACCGTCGCCGCGAGCATGACCATCGCCGAGTATCTGGTCCCCGGCTGGACCGTCGCGATGCGTCACAAGTTCCCGAACGTCGTCGCATCGGTCAGTCTCCACAATTCTTCCGACGTGTCAGCTCAGGTCCAGGCCGGCAAAGCTGACATCGGCTTTGTCGAGGGACCGGACGTGCCGTCGGCGCTCGCGTCGTGTGAAGTGGCGCGAGATCATCTGGTGGTCGTGGTTCCGCCGGAACACGAGTGGGCCCGCGGCGCACCGGTTCCGATCGCCGAACTCGCGCGCACTCCTCTTATTCAGCGGGAATCCGGATCAGGCACCCGTATGACCCTCGAGAATGCAGTGCCGGGCTGCGCGCCGCCGATGCTCGAGCTCACCTCGTGCACCGCCGTCAAAGCTGCCGTGGTCGCGGGCAATGCGCCGGCGGTGCTCTCGTCCCTTGCTGTCGCCGCAGATCTGACCGACGGCAGGCTCGTAGCCGTCAACGTCGAAGGCCTTCGGATGCCCCGACGCCTCCAGGCCGTGTGGGATCCGGTGCGTGGATTACGTGGCGCCGCAAGAGATTTCCTCGATATTGCGCTCGGATCCAACGCTGCCGTTCACTCGCGCTGA
- a CDS encoding helix-turn-helix domain-containing protein translates to MFIESGQRAYGRAQAFRQVSDGIGKARARYGSALVVTGPRRTGRSRFMDDVTWTHVGPTVFIAGTRHTDFAMATVFHPLFTHLGVSTSEIAALSDVGIDVAGHEWAPAIGDIILRALASHDFKNHALLIVVDDADLLSASCRSVLGYVARRLANLPVFGILVCGEGETEFRSLPQLPIYTLTLEESGDLVESFIGHRPPLDTLTELHRSCRGNPVDLRELCEQASVEQLRGIAALSWPVAVAPSRMNRWREVFSRITELQRLALLTMSVAQTLEPEHLLHIIGATQDQPGGAEEQLADLVESGYLSSIGHEVRIANNLDRAAIYQIAPSKLRATCRQQMNACAVLRRRPVFGAAVQLVASSPATEPVEVALGLIGELERAGDVSQLLHILRTLIKTSPDASAARLAVRGVEIAMAGGYFHDVEWFAQQTERHELSPAEAGTVATLRMQIRFLLDEPLDGEMMCHIVSELSERCPDAAANLSNTTALFHLFRHEEVEAHRVLSLVGVPSTRRVALSAMVDHRMAQDAADSGSLHPLPKLDLRQPLEFRLVSETATFLSQVGRFQEAETLFDRILHHMSAPLEQVVSLTLKVDNEMFSGTVDAAQQMWDEAQRVLPRRNFLHMLRLCQGVQLLGLAGRFTDAADLAEAGLTHPHRRANPGFESRLLWSLGQIALMKGDANTAISLLEQSIDLLGAATDHWQVQRYVDLVEAQMVANNPAEAERVLRYLESRTASRSQPATTNAAIGRGRLLTARTLHEARAALPQALGADEKFSIPPLDRARAHAIYAHRFGWLEDDSTQSSEGHQRKAESIFSRIGAAGWVVGDRWLSQDRVELVGDTEDFAPPTHGDSGHLFVESCVANAPTVSFMEAEGVVLQPSAGLFRDALAVISKDYTDPELTVKSLARRLGTSVRTLHRTFEPHSRSVAQMIRSRRIDCAVDLLQDPRRSDLSLAEIARISGAPSVAYLRMGIKETHNVNPSQLRMPALSRELSTSRVLV, encoded by the coding sequence TTGTTTATCGAATCTGGTCAGCGCGCCTATGGGCGGGCTCAGGCCTTTCGGCAGGTCAGCGATGGAATAGGCAAGGCTCGGGCGCGCTATGGATCCGCGCTCGTCGTGACGGGGCCGCGGCGCACCGGACGTTCCCGCTTCATGGATGACGTGACATGGACGCATGTGGGGCCGACCGTGTTCATCGCGGGGACCCGCCATACCGACTTCGCGATGGCCACCGTCTTCCATCCGCTCTTTACTCACCTTGGTGTCAGCACATCGGAGATCGCCGCATTGTCGGACGTCGGTATCGACGTGGCCGGACATGAGTGGGCGCCGGCAATCGGCGACATCATCCTCCGCGCCCTCGCCTCCCATGACTTCAAAAACCATGCGCTGCTGATCGTTGTCGACGATGCCGATCTGCTTTCCGCCTCATGTCGATCGGTTCTTGGCTACGTGGCGCGGCGCCTCGCGAATCTGCCGGTATTCGGCATCCTCGTCTGCGGCGAAGGGGAGACCGAGTTTCGCTCGCTCCCGCAGCTTCCGATTTACACGTTGACTCTGGAGGAGTCGGGGGATCTCGTCGAGTCCTTCATCGGACATCGCCCACCGCTGGACACTCTGACGGAGCTGCACCGGAGCTGCCGCGGCAACCCCGTCGACCTTCGTGAGCTGTGCGAGCAGGCGAGCGTCGAACAGCTGCGCGGCATTGCCGCCCTGTCCTGGCCGGTCGCCGTGGCGCCGAGCCGGATGAACCGTTGGCGGGAGGTGTTCTCCCGGATCACGGAGTTGCAGCGTCTGGCGTTGCTGACGATGTCGGTTGCTCAGACCCTGGAACCGGAGCATTTGCTGCACATCATCGGTGCGACGCAAGATCAGCCAGGCGGCGCCGAGGAGCAGTTGGCCGATCTCGTCGAATCGGGATACCTGAGCTCAATTGGCCACGAAGTGCGCATCGCCAACAACCTGGACCGTGCCGCGATCTATCAGATCGCCCCGTCGAAGCTCCGGGCCACCTGCCGCCAACAGATGAACGCGTGCGCCGTGTTGCGGCGGCGGCCAGTCTTCGGCGCGGCCGTTCAGTTGGTGGCGAGCAGCCCGGCGACCGAACCAGTAGAGGTGGCGCTTGGCCTGATTGGGGAGTTGGAGAGGGCGGGCGACGTGTCACAGCTCCTCCATATTCTGCGCACGCTGATCAAGACTTCGCCCGACGCGAGCGCCGCACGGTTGGCGGTCCGCGGGGTCGAGATCGCGATGGCCGGCGGGTACTTCCACGACGTCGAGTGGTTCGCGCAGCAGACCGAACGGCATGAGCTGTCCCCGGCGGAGGCCGGCACAGTCGCCACACTCCGAATGCAGATTCGATTCCTGCTGGACGAGCCGCTGGACGGCGAGATGATGTGTCACATCGTCTCTGAACTCTCCGAGCGATGCCCGGATGCCGCCGCCAACCTATCGAATACCACCGCGCTTTTTCACTTGTTCCGCCACGAGGAAGTTGAAGCGCACCGAGTCCTCTCCTTGGTGGGCGTCCCGAGCACTCGTAGAGTCGCGTTGTCCGCAATGGTCGACCATCGTATGGCGCAGGACGCGGCGGATTCCGGCTCGCTCCATCCGCTGCCCAAGCTCGACCTGCGTCAGCCGCTGGAGTTTCGCCTGGTGTCGGAGACGGCAACTTTCCTGTCTCAGGTGGGCCGATTTCAGGAGGCGGAAACCCTCTTCGACCGCATCCTGCATCACATGTCCGCGCCCTTGGAGCAGGTGGTGTCCCTCACGCTGAAGGTGGACAACGAGATGTTCTCCGGGACGGTCGACGCCGCGCAGCAAATGTGGGACGAGGCGCAGCGCGTACTGCCCCGGCGGAACTTCCTGCACATGCTGCGGCTCTGCCAGGGGGTTCAGCTCCTGGGGCTGGCGGGACGCTTCACCGACGCCGCCGATCTGGCGGAGGCCGGGCTGACGCATCCGCATCGACGGGCGAATCCGGGGTTCGAATCCAGGCTTTTGTGGTCCCTGGGGCAGATTGCCCTCATGAAAGGCGATGCAAACACGGCGATTTCGCTGTTGGAGCAGAGCATTGACCTCCTCGGCGCCGCGACGGACCACTGGCAGGTCCAGCGCTACGTCGATCTGGTCGAGGCTCAGATGGTCGCCAACAACCCCGCGGAGGCGGAGCGGGTGCTCCGGTATCTGGAGTCAAGGACGGCGTCGCGATCTCAGCCGGCCACCACTAACGCGGCAATCGGGCGTGGACGACTGCTCACCGCCCGCACGCTGCACGAGGCCCGGGCGGCGCTGCCACAGGCGCTTGGCGCCGACGAGAAATTTTCGATTCCGCCTCTCGATCGGGCTCGCGCTCACGCCATCTACGCGCATCGATTCGGCTGGCTCGAGGACGATTCCACGCAATCAAGCGAGGGGCATCAGAGGAAAGCGGAATCGATATTCTCCCGGATCGGTGCTGCCGGGTGGGTTGTCGGCGATCGGTGGCTTTCCCAGGATCGGGTTGAGCTGGTGGGGGATACAGAAGATTTCGCGCCCCCGACCCACGGTGATTCCGGGCATCTATTTGTCGAATCCTGCGTCGCCAATGCACCGACGGTTTCTTTCATGGAGGCTGAGGGAGTAGTTCTTCAGCCCTCGGCCGGACTATTCCGGGATGCGCTCGCAGTTATTTCCAAGGACTACACAGACCCCGAATTGACGGTGAAATCGCTCGCGAGACGTCTGGGCACCTCGGTGCGCACGTTGCATCGGACATTCGAGCCACATTCCCGGTCGGTGGCGCAAATGATCCGATCGCGAAGGATCGACTGCGCCGTGGACCTGCTGCAGGATCCTCGACGCTCGGACCTGTCGCTCGCCGAGATCGCGCGGATCTCGGGGGCACCTTCTGTCGCGTATCTGCGGATGGGTATCAAGGAGACGCACAACGTCAATCCCTCCCAGTTACGGATGCCGGCCCTCTCGCGGGAACTCTCCACTTCTCGTGTGCTGGTGTGA